Below is a genomic region from Pseudomonas sp. JQ170C.
GTCCTGGCCGACGATGATGAAACCCTTCTCGGCCCGCAGCACGTGCATCGTCTCGGTGCCGTACGGCGTCAGGTTGTACTGCTTGCCTGCCTCGGCGATTTTCTCCAGTACGCCCATGGCGTAGTTGGCCTGGATGTTGACCTCGTACGACAGCTCACCGGTGAACGAGATCCGGAACACGCGCGCCGGCACACCGGCAACCAGGCCTTCCTTCCAGGTCATGAACGGGAAAGCGTCCTTGTCCAGGTCGATATCGGTCACTTCGCCGAGCAGCTTGCGGCTGTTGGGCCCGGACAGGGTCAGGGTCGCCCAGTGGTCGGTCACCGAGGTGAAGTACACCTTCAGGTCCGGCCATTCGGTCTGCTGATAGATCTCCAGCCACTGCAGCACACGGGCCGCGCCGCCGGTGGTGGTGGTCATGATGAAGTGGTTCTCGCCGACGCAGGCGGTTACGCCGTCGTCGAAGACCATGCCGTCTTCCTTGCACATCAGGCCGTAGCGCGCCTTGCCCACATCGAGCTTGGTCCAGGCGTTGGTGTAGATGCGGTTGAGGAACTCACGGGCGTCCGGCCCCTGGATATCGATCTTGCCCAGGGTCGAGGCGTCGAGCAGGCCAACGCTGTCGCGCACTGCCTTGCACTCACGGGCCACGGCGGCGTGGATATCCTCGCCATTGCGCGGGAAGTACCACGGACGCTTCCACTGGCCCACGTCCTCGAACTCGGCGCCGTTCTTCAGGTGCCAGGCGTGCAGCGCGGTGAAGCGCACGGGCTCGAACAGGTGGCCACAGTGGCGCCCGGCTACTGCGCCGAAGGTGATCGGCGTGTAGTTGGGACGGAACATGGTGGTGCCCATTTCCGGGATGGTGATGCCCATGGAGCGTGCCGCAATGGCCAGGCCGTTGATGTTGCCCAGCTTGCCCTGGTCGGTACCAAAACCCAGGGCGGTGTAGCGCTTGACGTGCTCGACCGACTCGAAGCCCTCGCGGGTTGCCAGTTCGATCGCGGCGGCGGTGACGTCGTTTTGCTGGTCGACGAACTGCTTCGGCGCCCGTGCGGTGTTCTTGTCGTGGGGCACCTGAAACAGGGCCACGGTGGCTTCTTCCTGACGGGCCAGCACTTTCGGCAGGCTGCCGGCCACGGCCTTGAAGCCCGCTTCGGTGGCAGCGCGCACGCCGCCTTCAAAGCCATCGGCCAGGGTGTCGCCGAGGCCGAACACACCGTTGATGCCACCCACACACACGCGTTTTTGCGGAGCGTCACCCGGCACAAAGCCGAGGATGTCTTCACGCCAGATCGGCTTGCCGCCCAGGTGCGAAGCCAGGTGCACCACCGGGCTGTAGCCGCCGGAAGTGGCGACCAGGTCGCAGTCCAGCCACTCGCCGGGGCTGGCCACTTTATGCGCCTTGACGTCGATGGCGGCGACACGGGCAGCGGTCACGTGCTTGCTGCCCCGGGACTCGATCACCGCACTGGAGGTGAGGATGCGAATGCCTTTGGCCCGTGCTTCTTCCACCAGCGAACCACGCGGGTTGTGGCGGGCATCGGCGACGGCGACCACTTTCAGACCGGCATCGTGCCAATCCAGGGCAACGCGGTAGGCATGGTCGTTGTTGGTCGACAGTACCAGGTTACGGCCCGGCGCCACGCCGTAGCGACGCACGTAGGTGGAGACGGCGCCCGCGAGCATGTTGCCCGGCACATCGTTGTTGCCATACACCAGCGGACGCTCGTGGGCGCCGGTCGCCAGCACCACGCGCTTGGCGCGAACCCGGTGCATGCGCTGGCGCACCTGGCCAATCGGCGCGCGATCGCCCAGGTGATCGGTCAGGCGCTCGTGAATGGTGAGGAAGTTATGGTCGTGGTAGCCGTTGACCGTAGCCCGCGGCAGCAGGGTCACTTCCGGCAGGGTCTTGAGCTCGGCCACTACGGCGGCGACCCATTCGGCGGCCGGTTTGCCATCGAGGGTTTCGCGGCTGTCGAGCAGGCTGCCGCCGAACTCTTCCTGCTCATCGGCCAGGATCACGCGGGCACCGCTGCGCCCTGCAGCCAGGGCAGCGGCAAGGCCTGCGGGGCCTGCGCCAACCACCAGCACATCGCAGTGCTGGCTCATGTAGTCGTAGGTGTCCGGGTCGTTTTCCAGCGGCGCACGGCCAAGGCCGGCCGCCTTGCGGATGTACTTCTCGTAGGTCATCCAGAACGACTGCGGGTACATGAACGTCTTGTAGTAGAAGCCCGGCGGCATCAGTTTGCCGCCGACCTTGCCAAGAATCCCCATGACGTCGGTGTTCACGCTCGGCCAGCCGTTGGTGCTGGTAGCCACCAGGCCCGCGTACAGGGCCTGCTGGGTGGCGCGCACGTTGGGCACCTGGGTGGCTTCGGTGGCGCCGACCTGGAGGATGGCGTTCGGCTCTTCGGAACCTGCGGCGATGATGCCGCGCGGACGCGAGTACTTGAAGCTGCGCCCGACGATGTCCACGCCGTTGGCCAGCAAGGCGGCCGCCAGGGTGTCGCCGGCGTAGCCCTGGTAGGTCTGGCCGTTGAAGGTGAAGTTCAAGACTTTGCTGCGATCAATACGACCGCCGTTGGACAGGCGATAGACCTGGCTCATACCTTTTCTCCCTGACCACTGACTGCCAACTGCGGGCTGGTGTTTTTGCCGGTCACTTGCGGCTTGGCGCCGATTGGATAGGTTTCCAGAATTTCGTAGGTCACCGTGTCACGGGTGGCGTTGAAGTACTGGCGGCATCCGGCGGCATGAATCCACAGCTCGTGGTGCAGGCCGCGCGGGTTGTCGCGGAAGAACATGTAGTCGCCCCACTCCACGTCGGTGCAGGCGTTGGGGTCCAGAGGCCGCGGGATGTGCGCTTGACCGGCGGCGTGAAACTCCTCTTCGGAGCGCAGTTCGCCGCAATGGGGACAGAAGATATGCAACATGGGGATTTCTCCTGTTAGTGGGCGACAGCGGCGGCGCCGTGTTCGTCGATCAGTGCACCGTTGTGGAAACGGTCGATGGAAAAGGGTTTGGCCAGCGGGTGCATTTCGCCCTTGGCCAAGCTTGCGGCAAAGACGTTGCCCGAACCGGGGGTGGCCTTGAAGCCACCGGTACCCCAGCCGCAGTTGAAGAACATGTTCTTCACCGGGGTCTTGGAGATGATCGGGCAGGCGTCCGGCGTGGTGTCGACGATGCCGCCCCACTGGCGGTTCATGCGCACCCGCGAAAGAATCGGGAACATTTCGACGATGGCCTGCAGCGTGTGCTCGATCACCGGGTAAGAGCCGCGCTGGCCGTAGCCGACCCAGCCGTCGATACCGGCGCCGATCACCAGGTCGCCCTTGTCCGACTGGCTGATGTAGCCGTGCACGGCGTTGGACATGATCACGCTGTCGATAATCGGCTTGAGCGGTTCGGACACCAGCGCCTGCAGCGGATGCGATTCGATCGGCAGGCGGAAGCCGGCGAGCTTGGCCATGTGTCCGGAGTTACCGGCAGTGACCACACCGACGCGCTTGGCACCGATGAAGCCCTTGTTGGTTTCCACGCCGATGACCACGCCGTTTTCCTTGCGAAAGCCGATCACTTCGGTCTGCTGGATCAGGTCCACGCCCAGGGCGTCGGCGGCGCGGGCAAAGCCCCAGGCCACGGCGTCGTGACGGGCCACGCCGCCGCGCCGTTGCACGGTGGCGCCCATGATCGGATAGCGGGTGTTCTTGGAGCAGTCCAGGTAAGGGATCTCTTCGGCCACTTGCTGGGCATTGAGCAGTTCGCCGTCCACGCCATTGAGGCGGTTGGCGCTGACCCGGCGCTCCGAGTCGCGCATGTCCTGCAGGGTGTGGCACAGGTTGTAGACACCGCGCTGGGAGAACATCACGTTGTAGTTGATGTCCTGCGACAAGCCTTCCCAAAGTTTCATGGCGTGTTCGTACAGGTGCGCCGACTCATCCCACAGGTAATTGGAACGCACGATGGTGGTGTTGCGCGCCGTGTTGCCGCCACCCAGCCAGCCTTTCTCGACCACTGCCACATTGGTGATGCCGTGTTCCTTGGCCAGGTAGTAGGCGGTGGCCAGGCCGTGCCCGCCACCCCCGACGATGACCACGTCGTAGACTTTTTTCGGGGTCGGCGTGCGCCACATGCGCTGCCAGTTTTCGTGGTGGCTGAGCGAGTGCTTGAAGAGGCCGAAGCCTGAGTAACGTTGCATAGTCTTTACTCCTGAACCACTCAGCGATAAACCGGAAAATCTGCACACAGTGCCGACACGTTCTTCGCAACATCGGCCTCGACATCGGCATCGCCGAGGTTGTCGAGGATGTCGCAGATCCAGCCGGCCAGTTCCACGCACTGGGCAACCTTGAAGCCGCGGCTGGTGACTGCCGGAGTACCGATACGCAGGCCCGAGGTCACGAACGGCGACTGTGGATCGTTCGGTACGGCGTTCTTGTTAACGGTGATGTGAGCACGGCCCAGGGCGGCGTCGGCGTCTTTGCCGGTCAGGCCCTGGCGGATCAGGCTGACCAGGAACAGGTGGTTGTCGGTGCCACCGGAGACCACATCGAAACCACGTTCGATGAACACCTTGGCCATGGCCTGGGCGTTGTCGATCACTTGCTGTTGATAAGTCTTGAAGCCTGGTTCCAGTGCCTCCTTGAAGCACACTGCCTTGCCGGCGATGACGTGCATCAGCGGGCCGCCCTGGGCGCCGGGGAATACCGCGGCGTTGAGCTTCTTCTCGATCTCTTCGTTGCTGCGCGCCAGGATCAGGCCACCCCGTGGGCCGCGCAGGGTCTTGTGGGTGGTGGTGGTGACCACATCGGCGTACGGCAGCGGGTTCGGGTACAGGCCGGCGGCCACCAGGCCTGCCACGTGGGCCATGTCGACGAACAGGTAGGCGCCGACCTTGTCGGCGATCTGGCGAAAGCGCGGGAAGTCCAGGGTCTTGGAGTAGGCCGAGAAGCCGGCGACGATCATCTTCGGCTTGCACTCGACGGCCAGGCGCTCGACTTCGTCGTAGTCGATCAGCCCCGTGGTGGTGTCGATGCCGTACTGCACCGCGTTGTACAGCTTGCCCGAGGACGACACCTTGGCGCCGTGGGTCAGGTGGCCGCCGTGGGCCAGGCTCATGCCCAGAATGGTGTCGCCCGCTTGCAGCAGGGCCAGGTACACGGCGCTGTTGGCCGAGGAGCCGGAGTGCGGCTGGACGTTGGCATAGTCGGCACCGAACAGCTGCTTGGCGCGGTCGATGGCCAGTTGCTCGACTTTATCCACATGCTCGCAACCGCCGTAGTAGCGCTTGCCCGGGTAACCTTCGGCGTATTTGTTGGTCAGGCCGCTGCCCTGGGCCTGCATGACGCGCTTGCTGGTGTAGTTTTCCGAGGCGATCAGCTCGATGTGATCTTCCTGGCGTTGCTCCTCGGCATTCATCGCCGCCAGCAGTGCATCGTCGTAACCCTGGATCTGGTCTTGCTTGCTGAACATCGCGTCTCTCCCGGCAGCGGCATCGGTCTTGTGGGGCAATTGCCCTTTTCAGCGATGGTATGACCGACGCAGACAGCCCAGATGCCTACGCACGCCTTGCAGTGGTGCGTTTACGACATGGCGTGTATCGCGGGGCAAGCCCGCTCCCACAGGGTTGGCCTGATACGGTGGGAGCAACTGTCTTCACCCTGCCATTCATCACCGCATTGGCGACTGCTACGCAGTCGATCGCAGCCTGTCGGCAGCGGCTACGGGCGATGTAGCCGCTGCCGAGGGACGAGGCTGCGATCGGCCGCGCAGCGGGCGTAGAGCGTTTCCCGAACTGATCGCAGTGGGGGCTTGCCCCGCGACGCGATGTAACGGGATGATCGCTATCGCGGGGCAAGCCCGCTCCTACAGATTCGCGCAGCGCCTGACATCACCGCATTGGCGACTGCTACGCAGTCGATCGCAGCCTGTCGGCAGCGGCTACGGGCGGTGTAGCCGCTGCCGAGGGACGAGGCTGCGATCGGCCGCGCAGCGGGCGTAGAGCGTTTCCCGAACTGATCGCAGTGGGGGCTTGCCCCGCGACGCTTCTCCGTTCAAGCCGGTTGTTTTACAGTGCTCACCTGCGTCGTTCTCAGGACACCGTCATGACAGATCAAAGCCAGCAATTCGCCAGCGACAACTACTCCGGTATCTGCCCCGAAGCCTGGGCCGCAATGGAAAAAGCCAACCAGGGTCATGACCGCTCATACGGCGACGACCAATGGACTGCCCGCGCCGCCGAGTATTTCCGCCAACTGTTTGAAACCGACTGCGAAGTGTTCTTCGCCTTCAACGGCACCGCCGCCAACTCCCTGGCGCTGTCGTCGCTGTGCCAGAGCTACCACAGCGTGATCTGCTCGGAGACCGCCCACGTCGAGACCGACGAGTGCGGTGCCCCGGAGTTCTTCTCCAACGGCTCCAAGCTGCTGACCGCGCGCAGCGTGGCCGGCAAGCTCACCCCCGAGTCGATCCGCGAAGTCGCCCTCAAGCGCCAGGACATCCACTACCCCAAGCCTCGGGTGGTCACCATCACCCAGGCCACGGAAGTCGGCACCGTCTACCACCCTGACGAGCTCAAGGCGATCAGCGCCACCTGCAAGGAACTGGGCCTGAACCTGCACATGGACGGCGCCCGCTTCAGCAACGCCTGCGCCCACCTGGGCGTTTCGCCGGCCGAGCTGACCTGGAAGGCCGGCGTCGATGTGCTGTGCTTTGGCGGCACCAAGAACGGCATGGCGGTGGGTGAGGCGATCCTGTTCTTCAACCGCAAGCTGGCGGAAGACTTCGACTACCGCTGCAAGCAGGCAGGCCAGTTGGCCTCGAAAATGCGTTTTCTGTCGGCCCCGTGGGTGGGCTTGCTGGAAAACGATGCCTGGCTCAAGTACGGCAGCCATGCCAATCGTTGCGCGCAGTTGCTCAGCGAACTGGTCAGCGATGTACCGGGTGTGGAACTGATGTTCCCGGTGCAGGCCAACGGGGTATTCCTGCAGATGTCGGAACCGGCCCTGGAAACCTTGCGCAACAAGGGCTGGCGCTTCTACACCTTCATTGGCAGCGGTGGTGCGCGGTTCATGTGCTCGTGGGATACCGATGAAGCACGGGTGCGCGAGCTGGCGGCGGATATCCGCGCGGCCATGGGGGCCTGAGGGCTCTATCGCGGGGCAAGCCCGCTCCTACCCGTAGGAGCGGGCTTGCCCCGCGATACCGATCTACAGCCTGAACCCACCCATCTGCCGCGCCAGGTC
It encodes:
- a CDS encoding sarcosine oxidase subunit alpha; translated protein: MSQVYRLSNGGRIDRSKVLNFTFNGQTYQGYAGDTLAAALLANGVDIVGRSFKYSRPRGIIAAGSEEPNAILQVGATEATQVPNVRATQQALYAGLVATSTNGWPSVNTDVMGILGKVGGKLMPPGFYYKTFMYPQSFWMTYEKYIRKAAGLGRAPLENDPDTYDYMSQHCDVLVVGAGPAGLAAALAAGRSGARVILADEQEEFGGSLLDSRETLDGKPAAEWVAAVVAELKTLPEVTLLPRATVNGYHDHNFLTIHERLTDHLGDRAPIGQVRQRMHRVRAKRVVLATGAHERPLVYGNNDVPGNMLAGAVSTYVRRYGVAPGRNLVLSTNNDHAYRVALDWHDAGLKVVAVADARHNPRGSLVEEARAKGIRILTSSAVIESRGSKHVTAARVAAIDVKAHKVASPGEWLDCDLVATSGGYSPVVHLASHLGGKPIWREDILGFVPGDAPQKRVCVGGINGVFGLGDTLADGFEGGVRAATEAGFKAVAGSLPKVLARQEEATVALFQVPHDKNTARAPKQFVDQQNDVTAAAIELATREGFESVEHVKRYTALGFGTDQGKLGNINGLAIAARSMGITIPEMGTTMFRPNYTPITFGAVAGRHCGHLFEPVRFTALHAWHLKNGAEFEDVGQWKRPWYFPRNGEDIHAAVARECKAVRDSVGLLDASTLGKIDIQGPDAREFLNRIYTNAWTKLDVGKARYGLMCKEDGMVFDDGVTACVGENHFIMTTTTGGAARVLQWLEIYQQTEWPDLKVYFTSVTDHWATLTLSGPNSRKLLGEVTDIDLDKDAFPFMTWKEGLVAGVPARVFRISFTGELSYEVNIQANYAMGVLEKIAEAGKQYNLTPYGTETMHVLRAEKGFIIVGQDTDGSMTPDDLNMGWCVGRTKPFSWIGWRGMNREDCVRENRKQLVGLKPVDPNQWLPEGAQLVFDPKQPIPMDMVGHVTSSYASNSLGYSFAMGVVKGGLKRLGERVYSPQADGSVIEAEICSSVFFDPKGERQNV
- a CDS encoding sarcosine oxidase subunit delta; the encoded protein is MLHIFCPHCGELRSEEEFHAAGQAHIPRPLDPNACTDVEWGDYMFFRDNPRGLHHELWIHAAGCRQYFNATRDTVTYEILETYPIGAKPQVTGKNTSPQLAVSGQGEKV
- a CDS encoding sarcosine oxidase subunit beta family protein, encoding MQRYSGFGLFKHSLSHHENWQRMWRTPTPKKVYDVVIVGGGGHGLATAYYLAKEHGITNVAVVEKGWLGGGNTARNTTIVRSNYLWDESAHLYEHAMKLWEGLSQDINYNVMFSQRGVYNLCHTLQDMRDSERRVSANRLNGVDGELLNAQQVAEEIPYLDCSKNTRYPIMGATVQRRGGVARHDAVAWGFARAADALGVDLIQQTEVIGFRKENGVVIGVETNKGFIGAKRVGVVTAGNSGHMAKLAGFRLPIESHPLQALVSEPLKPIIDSVIMSNAVHGYISQSDKGDLVIGAGIDGWVGYGQRGSYPVIEHTLQAIVEMFPILSRVRMNRQWGGIVDTTPDACPIISKTPVKNMFFNCGWGTGGFKATPGSGNVFAASLAKGEMHPLAKPFSIDRFHNGALIDEHGAAAVAH
- the glyA gene encoding serine hydroxymethyltransferase; protein product: MFSKQDQIQGYDDALLAAMNAEEQRQEDHIELIASENYTSKRVMQAQGSGLTNKYAEGYPGKRYYGGCEHVDKVEQLAIDRAKQLFGADYANVQPHSGSSANSAVYLALLQAGDTILGMSLAHGGHLTHGAKVSSSGKLYNAVQYGIDTTTGLIDYDEVERLAVECKPKMIVAGFSAYSKTLDFPRFRQIADKVGAYLFVDMAHVAGLVAAGLYPNPLPYADVVTTTTHKTLRGPRGGLILARSNEEIEKKLNAAVFPGAQGGPLMHVIAGKAVCFKEALEPGFKTYQQQVIDNAQAMAKVFIERGFDVVSGGTDNHLFLVSLIRQGLTGKDADAALGRAHITVNKNAVPNDPQSPFVTSGLRIGTPAVTSRGFKVAQCVELAGWICDILDNLGDADVEADVAKNVSALCADFPVYR
- a CDS encoding threonine aldolase family protein, which encodes MTDQSQQFASDNYSGICPEAWAAMEKANQGHDRSYGDDQWTARAAEYFRQLFETDCEVFFAFNGTAANSLALSSLCQSYHSVICSETAHVETDECGAPEFFSNGSKLLTARSVAGKLTPESIREVALKRQDIHYPKPRVVTITQATEVGTVYHPDELKAISATCKELGLNLHMDGARFSNACAHLGVSPAELTWKAGVDVLCFGGTKNGMAVGEAILFFNRKLAEDFDYRCKQAGQLASKMRFLSAPWVGLLENDAWLKYGSHANRCAQLLSELVSDVPGVELMFPVQANGVFLQMSEPALETLRNKGWRFYTFIGSGGARFMCSWDTDEARVRELAADIRAAMGA